The Flavobacterium commune genome contains a region encoding:
- a CDS encoding chloride channel protein, producing the protein MFKKYISKLESIIGLAQSLLTEKQFIFLASVLVGISSAIAVIVLKSFAHWVFIFATNINKILKLSFINSILPIAGLLLTVFVIKRLLGGTIEKGTSQILYAVAKKASIIPRKQMYAHIVTSSLTVGLGGSAGLESPIVVTGAAFGSNFAQNYKLNYKDRTLLIGCGVAAGIGAAFNAPIAGVLFAIEFLLVDVSISAFTPIMIAAATGALVSVITLDETILLKVQQQKEFDYHNIPFYVLLGVVTGFISVYYTRNFQRTEHFFSHLRLSPYKKALLGASILAVLIFIFPTLFGEGYESIRTLADNNAGELLENTLFSSFQNNKWVILLFVGATMMMKVFATSITLGSGGNGGNFAPSLFMGSYVGYVFAKTFNLTGLTHLPISNFTMIGMAGILSGLFHAPLTAIFLIAEITGGYSLMLPLMIVASISFAISKTFEKHSMDVKSLVQKGHAFTNNKDTNVLATLNTNSIIHTDFLTLSPDENLEKLVDLISHSNQSVFAVVDKEKHLLGVIHFNDIREIIFNKYRVKYTLVKDIMTPPADVIYPFHSMEVVMNKFEKTKRTFLPVIKDEKYFGFISKSEALEAYRAKLKSMTIE; encoded by the coding sequence ATGTTCAAAAAATATATTTCAAAATTAGAAAGTATAATTGGTTTAGCGCAATCGTTGTTAACTGAAAAACAATTTATTTTCCTTGCGAGTGTATTAGTGGGTATTAGTTCGGCCATTGCCGTAATTGTTTTAAAATCCTTTGCACACTGGGTATTTATTTTTGCTACCAATATTAATAAAATTCTAAAACTAAGTTTCATTAATAGTATTCTGCCTATCGCTGGACTTTTATTGACAGTATTTGTAATCAAACGCCTCTTAGGAGGAACTATCGAAAAAGGGACTTCGCAAATTTTATATGCTGTTGCTAAAAAAGCAAGTATCATTCCCAGAAAACAAATGTATGCACATATTGTTACAAGTTCCTTAACTGTAGGTTTAGGAGGTTCGGCAGGTTTAGAAAGTCCAATTGTGGTAACCGGAGCTGCCTTTGGTTCTAATTTTGCACAAAATTACAAACTAAACTATAAAGACAGGACCTTACTTATAGGCTGCGGTGTTGCTGCGGGTATTGGTGCAGCTTTTAATGCTCCTATTGCCGGAGTCTTATTTGCCATTGAATTTTTATTGGTTGATGTTAGTATTTCAGCCTTTACTCCTATCATGATTGCCGCTGCAACCGGAGCTTTGGTTTCTGTAATTACACTGGACGAAACCATTTTATTAAAAGTACAGCAACAAAAAGAATTTGACTACCATAATATTCCCTTTTATGTTTTACTGGGTGTGGTTACCGGATTTATTTCTGTTTATTATACTCGAAATTTCCAAAGAACCGAACATTTTTTCTCACATCTCAGATTGAGTCCCTATAAAAAAGCTCTTTTAGGTGCTTCCATATTAGCAGTACTGATTTTTATTTTCCCAACACTTTTTGGTGAGGGATACGAAAGCATCCGAACACTTGCTGATAACAATGCAGGAGAATTATTAGAAAACACCTTGTTTAGTTCTTTCCAAAACAACAAGTGGGTCATCCTGCTTTTTGTTGGTGCAACGATGATGATGAAAGTTTTTGCTACTTCGATTACCTTAGGTTCCGGAGGAAATGGAGGTAATTTTGCCCCTTCCCTTTTTATGGGCTCTTATGTAGGTTATGTTTTTGCAAAAACATTCAATCTAACAGGATTAACCCATTTACCTATCAGTAATTTTACAATGATAGGTATGGCTGGAATCTTGAGCGGATTGTTTCATGCGCCGCTAACAGCAATTTTCCTTATTGCCGAAATTACTGGAGGTTACAGCCTGATGCTTCCATTGATGATTGTAGCTTCCATCAGTTTTGCAATTTCAAAAACATTCGAAAAACATTCGATGGATGTAAAAAGCTTAGTTCAAAAAGGACATGCTTTCACCAATAATAAAGACACTAATGTACTAGCAACATTAAATACCAATTCAATTATTCATACTGATTTTTTAACCCTTTCACCCGATGAAAATCTTGAGAAATTGGTCGATTTGATTTCGCACTCCAATCAATCCGTTTTTGCGGTAGTTGATAAAGAAAAGCATTTATTAGGTGTAATTCACTTTAATGACATCCGCGAAATTATTTTTAATAAATACCGTGTAAAATATACTTTGGTCAAAGACATAATGACTCCACCAGCCGATGTTATTTATCCTTTTCATAGTATGGAAGTCGTTATGAATAAATTTGAAAAAACAAAACGAACTTTTTTACCCGTTATTAAAGACGAAAAATACTTTGGTTTTATCTCAAAATCAGAAGCATTAGAAGCCTATCGTGCCAAATTGAAATCGATGACTATTGAATAA